A window of Diabrotica virgifera virgifera chromosome 9, PGI_DIABVI_V3a contains these coding sequences:
- the LOC114332802 gene encoding gastrula zinc finger protein XlCGF57.1-like isoform X1: protein MKTAASNLLTHHARTDSNLKQYITSTTNVNTGGQRIICIICKKPFSSSSRLELHMRIHTAKNPFACELCTKHFSTKGNLKAHMTVHTGEKLFECEICAKQYLSKRNLKAHMTVHPGEKTFECAICTKHFSTKRLLKVHLRVHTGEKPFECEICTKHFSTKSVLQSHMTLHSGEKSFKCEICTKQFSTKQVLKSHMIVHTGERSFACEICTKQFLKKGNLISHIRVHTGEKPFECKTCTKQFSRKSNLIAHITLHTGKKPFECEICTKQFLTKQNLNTHMRVHTGKRPFECEICKKHFSRKDGLKSHMTVHPGEKSFKCEICTKQFSNKVLLKSHIRVHTGEKPFECEICNKQFSRKYVLKLHMRVHTGEKPFECEMCKKQFSTKPLLQSHMTVHHGEKSFECEICTKQFSKKLLLKSHIRVHTAEKPFKCEVCNKQFSTKRVLKSHMRLHW, encoded by the coding sequence ATGAAAACTGCTGCCAGTAACCTCTTAACACATCATGCTAGAACTGACAGTAATCTGAAGCAGTATATAACTTCAACTACCAATGTGAACACTGGAGGACAACGTATTATATGTATCATTTGCAAGAAACCATTTTCAAGCAGTTCTCGTTTAGAACTACATATGCGGATACACACTGCGAAAAATCCTTTTGCATGTGAACTTTGCACCAAACATTTTTCAACCAAGGGTAATTTAAAAGCACATATGACAGTGCATACGGGTGAAAAACTATTTGAATGTGAAATATGCGCCAAACAATATTTATCAAAGCGGAATTTAAAAGCACATATGACAGTGCATCCTGGTGAAAAAACATTTGAATGTGCAATTTGCACCAAACATTTTTCAACGAAACGACTTTTAAAAGTGCATttaagagtgcatactggtgaaaaaccatttgaatgtgaaatttgcaccaaacactTTTCAACCAAAAGCGTTTTACAATCGCATATGACACTGCATTCTGGCGAAAAGtcatttaaatgtgaaatttgcaccaaacagttttcaacgaaGCAAGTTTTAAAATCACATATGatagtgcatactggtgaaagaTCATTTGCTTGTGAAATTTGTAccaaacagtttttaaaaaaggGTAATTTAATATCACATAtaagagtgcatactggtgaaaaaccatttgaatgtaaAACTTGCACCAAACAATTTTCAAGAAAGAGTAATTTAATAGCACATATTACCCTGCACACTGGtaaaaaaccatttgaatgtgaaatctgcaccaaacagtttttaacgaaacaaaatttaaatacgcatatgagagtgcatacggGCAAGagaccatttgaatgtgaaatttgcaaaAAACATTTTTCAAGGAAAGACGGTTTAAAATCTCATATGACAGTGCACCCTGGTGAAAAATCATTTAAATGTGAAATCTGCACCAAGCAGTTTTCAAATAAAGTACTTTTAAAATCGCATATTAGAgttcatactggtgaaaaaccatttgaatgtgaaatttgcaataAACAGTTTTCAAGAAAATATGTTTTGAAAttgcatatgagagtgcatactggtgaaaaaccatttgaatgcgAAATGTGCAAAAAACAGTTTTCAACGAAACCACTTTTGCAATCGCATATGACAGTGCATCATGGtgaaaaatcatttgaatgtgaaatttgcaccaaacaattTTCAAAGAAACTACTTTTAAAATCGCATATCAGAGTGCATACTGCTGAAAAGCCATTTAAATGTGAAGTATGCAATAAACAGTTTTCAACGAAACGCGTTTTGAAATCGCATATGAGACtgcactggtga